A genomic stretch from Halichoerus grypus chromosome 7, mHalGry1.hap1.1, whole genome shotgun sequence includes:
- the ITPKB gene encoding inositol-trisphosphate 3-kinase B isoform X3, which translates to MAVYCYALNSLVIMNSAEQVKSGGPRPSSSETPPPPGRAVLSPGSVFSPGRGASFLFPPAESLSPEEPGSPGGWRSGRRRLSGGSGSSVGSPSWPGRPRGDGQQVVTAGSLSPPGPEEAQRKLRILQRELQNVQVNQKVGMFEAHIQAQSSAVQAPRSPRLGRARSPSACPLRSSSQPPGRALAQSEERRTKSWGEQCPETAEAGFSAGRGRAPGLCLSEGDKGVAHFPHPAAPSGPGAQGAAVSARMEKGTPARPHCGSPRAMEIDKRVSPPSGTCSCQAPPSGLVGVNLGMATEGTARATSSGPHHPHDAGLIERPERARELGGVHPGESLVQSQGQSLGSQTSPAPERGGPRSGEPPGKVGKGDPPGGAQGPGAPEAGRPEDRTVNAQSSELSEAPSRVRPPPDLGSIGPEVTQGGAPVIREPPQRSRGVDEGSPTAWGLLGGNRSAQPGTQEVDAGISSGRMLEALPSWEAVKDLKEPPCLPGDRLGVQPGSSRAWLGPMEAAQLAWTCGTGVQSEGAWGSPQQDRATHPSPELLSPDGKDKPSPREACSPSSIPAVIITDMGAPEDGTLEEVQGSPRGSLPLRKLSSSSASSTGFSSSYEDSEEDISSDPERCLDPNSAFLHTLDQQKPRVCSPR; encoded by the coding sequence ATGGCTGTGTACTGCTATGCACTCAACAGCTTGGTGATCATGAATAGCGCCGAGCAGGTGAAGAGCGGCGGCCCCCGGCCCAGCAGCAGCGAGACGCCCCCGCCGCCGGGCAGGGCCGTGCTGAGCCCTGGCAGCGTTTTCAGCCCCGGGAGAGGCgcctctttcctcttcccacccGCCGAGTCGTTGTCGCCCGAGGAGCCCGGGAGCCCTGGGGGCTGGCGGAGCGGCCGGCGCAGGTTgagcggcggcagcggcagcagCGTGGGCAGCCCGAGTTGGCCGGGCCGCCCGCGAGGGGACGGGCAGCAGGTGGTGACCGCCGGTTCCCTCTCCCCTCCGGGGCCGGAGGAGGCCCAGAGGAAGCTGCGAATCCTGCAGCGCGAGTTGCAGAATGTGCAGGTGAACCAGAAAGTGGGCATGTTCGAGGCGCACATCCAGGCGCAGAGCTCCGCCGTCCAAGCGCCCCGCAGCCCGCGTCTGGGCAGGGCTCGTTCCCCCTCCGCCTGCCCCCTCCGCAGCAGCAGTCAGCCCCCAGGGAGGGCCCTGGCTCAGAGCGAGGAACGGAGGACAAAGTCGTGGGGGGAGCAATGTCCAGAGACTGCAGAGGCCGGCTTCTCGGCCGGGAGAGGAAGAGCGCCGGGCCTGTGCCTCTCCGAGGGCGACAAGGGGGTGGCACATTTCCCCCACCCTGCCGCCCCGTCAGGACCAGGGGCTCAGGGTGCAGCGGTTTCTGCAAGAATGGAGAAGGGGACCCCGGCCAGACCCCACTGTGGCTCACCTAGAGCTATGGAAATTGACAAGAGAGTCTCTCCGCCTTCGGGGACGTGCAGCTGCCAAGCTCCCCCGTCGGGGCTGGTCGGCGTGAACTTAGGGATGGCCACAGAGGGGACAGCGAGAGCCACATCCAGTGGGCCACACCATCCACACGACGCTGGCCTCATTGAGCGGCCTGAGAGGGCCCGCGAGCTCGGGGGTGTGCACCCCGGGGAATCCCTGGTGCAGAGTCAGGGGCAGTCTCTAGGCAGCCAGACAAGCCCAGCCCCAGAGAGGGGCGGGCCCCGCAGCGGAGAGCCCCCTGGGAAGGTGGGGAAAGGAGATCCGCCGGGTGGCGCGCAGGGCCCTGGGGCGCCTGAAGCTGGAAGGCCAGAGGACAGGACTGTGAACGCGCAAAGCTCGGAGCTTTCTGAGGCCCCGAGCCGGGTCAGGCCACCCCCAGACCTGGGCTCTATAGGCCCCGAGGTGACCCAGGGTGGGGCCCCGGTGATCAGGGAGCCTCCACAGCGCTCCAGGGGAGTGGATGAAGGGTCTCCAACGGCGTGGGGCTTGCTTGGGGGCAACCGCTCTGCGCAGCCAGGGACCCAGGAGGTGGACGCAGGAATTTCCTCTGGCCGAATGCTGGAGGCTTTGCCCTCCTGGGAAGCCGTGAAAGATCTCAAAGAACCTCCGTGCCTTCCTGGGGACAGGCTGGGGGTGCAGCCTGGGAGCTCCAGGGCTTGGCTGGGCCCCATGGAGGCAGCCCAGCTGGCTTGGACGTGTGGCACAGGGGTGCAGTCGGAGGGTGCTTGGGGAAGCCCCCAGCAGGACAGAGCTACCCACCCCAGCCCAGAGCTGCTCTCCCCAGACGGGAAGGACAAGCCTTCCCCGAGAGAggcctgcagccccagcagtATACCCGCCGTCATCATCACAGACATGGGTGCCCCGGAGGACGGGACCTTGGAGGAGGTACAGGGAAGCCCCCGGGGTAGCCTGCCCTTGAGGAAACTGTCATCTTCATCTGCCTCCTCCACGGGCTTCTCCTCCTCCTACGAAGACTCAGAGGAGGACATCTCCAGTGACCCTGAGCGCTGCCTGGACCCCAATTCCGCCTTCCTGCATACCCTGGACCAGCAGAAGCCCAGAGTG
- the ITPKB gene encoding inositol-trisphosphate 3-kinase B isoform X2 → MAVYCYALNSLVIMNSAEQVKSGGPRPSSSETPPPPGRAVLSPGSVFSPGRGASFLFPPAESLSPEEPGSPGGWRSGRRRLSGGSGSSVGSPSWPGRPRGDGQQVVTAGSLSPPGPEEAQRKLRILQRELQNVQVNQKVGMFEAHIQAQSSAVQAPRSPRLGRARSPSACPLRSSSQPPGRALAQSEERRTKSWGEQCPETAEAGFSAGRGRAPGLCLSEGDKGVAHFPHPAAPSGPGAQGAAVSARMEKGTPARPHCGSPRAMEIDKRVSPPSGTCSCQAPPSGLVGVNLGMATEGTARATSSGPHHPHDAGLIERPERARELGGVHPGESLVQSQGQSLGSQTSPAPERGGPRSGEPPGKVGKGDPPGGAQGPGAPEAGRPEDRTVNAQSSELSEAPSRVRPPPDLGSIGPEVTQGGAPVIREPPQRSRGVDEGSPTAWGLLGGNRSAQPGTQEVDAGISSGRMLEALPSWEAVKDLKEPPCLPGDRLGVQPGSSRAWLGPMEAAQLAWTCGTGVQSEGAWGSPQQDRATHPSPELLSPDGKDKPSPREACSPSSIPAVIITDMGAPEDGTLEEVQGSPRGSLPLRKLSSSSASSTGFSSSYEDSEEDISSDPERCLDPNSAFLHTLDQQKPRVVDSAIQGR, encoded by the coding sequence ATGGCTGTGTACTGCTATGCACTCAACAGCTTGGTGATCATGAATAGCGCCGAGCAGGTGAAGAGCGGCGGCCCCCGGCCCAGCAGCAGCGAGACGCCCCCGCCGCCGGGCAGGGCCGTGCTGAGCCCTGGCAGCGTTTTCAGCCCCGGGAGAGGCgcctctttcctcttcccacccGCCGAGTCGTTGTCGCCCGAGGAGCCCGGGAGCCCTGGGGGCTGGCGGAGCGGCCGGCGCAGGTTgagcggcggcagcggcagcagCGTGGGCAGCCCGAGTTGGCCGGGCCGCCCGCGAGGGGACGGGCAGCAGGTGGTGACCGCCGGTTCCCTCTCCCCTCCGGGGCCGGAGGAGGCCCAGAGGAAGCTGCGAATCCTGCAGCGCGAGTTGCAGAATGTGCAGGTGAACCAGAAAGTGGGCATGTTCGAGGCGCACATCCAGGCGCAGAGCTCCGCCGTCCAAGCGCCCCGCAGCCCGCGTCTGGGCAGGGCTCGTTCCCCCTCCGCCTGCCCCCTCCGCAGCAGCAGTCAGCCCCCAGGGAGGGCCCTGGCTCAGAGCGAGGAACGGAGGACAAAGTCGTGGGGGGAGCAATGTCCAGAGACTGCAGAGGCCGGCTTCTCGGCCGGGAGAGGAAGAGCGCCGGGCCTGTGCCTCTCCGAGGGCGACAAGGGGGTGGCACATTTCCCCCACCCTGCCGCCCCGTCAGGACCAGGGGCTCAGGGTGCAGCGGTTTCTGCAAGAATGGAGAAGGGGACCCCGGCCAGACCCCACTGTGGCTCACCTAGAGCTATGGAAATTGACAAGAGAGTCTCTCCGCCTTCGGGGACGTGCAGCTGCCAAGCTCCCCCGTCGGGGCTGGTCGGCGTGAACTTAGGGATGGCCACAGAGGGGACAGCGAGAGCCACATCCAGTGGGCCACACCATCCACACGACGCTGGCCTCATTGAGCGGCCTGAGAGGGCCCGCGAGCTCGGGGGTGTGCACCCCGGGGAATCCCTGGTGCAGAGTCAGGGGCAGTCTCTAGGCAGCCAGACAAGCCCAGCCCCAGAGAGGGGCGGGCCCCGCAGCGGAGAGCCCCCTGGGAAGGTGGGGAAAGGAGATCCGCCGGGTGGCGCGCAGGGCCCTGGGGCGCCTGAAGCTGGAAGGCCAGAGGACAGGACTGTGAACGCGCAAAGCTCGGAGCTTTCTGAGGCCCCGAGCCGGGTCAGGCCACCCCCAGACCTGGGCTCTATAGGCCCCGAGGTGACCCAGGGTGGGGCCCCGGTGATCAGGGAGCCTCCACAGCGCTCCAGGGGAGTGGATGAAGGGTCTCCAACGGCGTGGGGCTTGCTTGGGGGCAACCGCTCTGCGCAGCCAGGGACCCAGGAGGTGGACGCAGGAATTTCCTCTGGCCGAATGCTGGAGGCTTTGCCCTCCTGGGAAGCCGTGAAAGATCTCAAAGAACCTCCGTGCCTTCCTGGGGACAGGCTGGGGGTGCAGCCTGGGAGCTCCAGGGCTTGGCTGGGCCCCATGGAGGCAGCCCAGCTGGCTTGGACGTGTGGCACAGGGGTGCAGTCGGAGGGTGCTTGGGGAAGCCCCCAGCAGGACAGAGCTACCCACCCCAGCCCAGAGCTGCTCTCCCCAGACGGGAAGGACAAGCCTTCCCCGAGAGAggcctgcagccccagcagtATACCCGCCGTCATCATCACAGACATGGGTGCCCCGGAGGACGGGACCTTGGAGGAGGTACAGGGAAGCCCCCGGGGTAGCCTGCCCTTGAGGAAACTGTCATCTTCATCTGCCTCCTCCACGGGCTTCTCCTCCTCCTACGAAGACTCAGAGGAGGACATCTCCAGTGACCCTGAGCGCTGCCTGGACCCCAATTCCGCCTTCCTGCATACCCTGGACCAGCAGAAGCCCAGAGTG